The DNA window ACGCGGTGGAGTTCTTCGTGCACGCGGAGGACGTCCGGCGGGCCCAGCCGGACTGGTCCCCGCGGGAGCTGGACCCGGTGTTCTCGGACTCCCTGTGGTCGCGGCTGGAGAAACTGGCCCGCCTGACGGGCCGCCGCTCGCCGGTGGGCCTGGTCCTGCGCCGCCCGAACGGCCAGACGGCGGTGGCGCATAAGGGCGCCCCGGTGGTCACGGTGACGGGCGAGCCGGGCGAGCTGACCCTGTTCTGCTTCGGCCGCCAGGACGCCGCCGCGGTCACCCTGGACGGCGAGAAGGAGGCCGTCGCGAAGCTGACGACGGCCAAGCTGGGCATCTGATCCCGCGGGCCGCCCGCGGAATCCCCCCGTCCC is part of the Streptomyces subrutilus genome and encodes:
- a CDS encoding TIGR03085 family metal-binding protein — protein: MSTHAKRERLLLADLLEAAGPEAPTLCDGWTCRELAAHVVVRERRPDAAGGLLLNVLKNRLDAAMAEYAAKPYEELIQLIRTGPPKMSLYALKQIDEAANAVEFFVHAEDVRRAQPDWSPRELDPVFSDSLWSRLEKLARLTGRRSPVGLVLRRPNGQTAVAHKGAPVVTVTGEPGELTLFCFGRQDAAAVTLDGEKEAVAKLTTAKLGI